CAGATAAAAGGCCCCGAAAAAGGCAATACCGATGATCATGAGGGTCAGGCTGACATTGATGATAAAATAAACGGCATGATCAAAGCTCTCGGGGACGGACCGCAGGGCCATGATCCATTCGAGGGCAATTCGATACAGGTTCAATTTACTCTGCTTCCAGTAGACCTGCGCCATAATTTTATGGGGTTCGGGGAGCCCGGGGGAGAAGGCTTCGGCAAAATTGCAGCGGGAGACGGCCTCTTCATGCCTCCCCAATTCAGAGAGGGTCCCGGCCTCTCGCAGCAGGGAGGCCGAATAAGGGCGCATTCGAACCGCTCCCAGGTCAATCATCTGTTCATACAATTTCTCAAGAAGCCCGGCGCTGACTTTTTTGTCGCCGATGGCGAGATACCGTTTCCTGAGGAACCACTCCTTCTCCAGCCTGTCGAAAGGGCGAAGGGAATCATTCGCCTCAAGATCGGACAGCGGGCGCCGAAGGATTTCCATGGGGACGTTGAGGGACGTCTGATCCTGAACCACATCGATCCACTCGTTGGGAGCGCCGGTTCCCGGAAGACCGATCAGAATCCCGCAAACGAACAGGACAAAGGATAAAAGGCGGGCAGCCGATCCACGCCTCAGAGAAAACCGTTTTGCCTGATGTAAAAGCATGAAGATCAACGCGGCCTCTCCTCTCCACGGATGAGGCGTTTGATATTGTCTTTATGGCGAACCAGCATCATCAGCCCCACCAGAAGCGCGAACCAGGTCTTAACCGGGCTCCCTCCCATGAACAAGGCAAGCCCGGGCAGCATGACCGACACGGTCAGCGCGCCCACAGACGAGATGCGGGTCAGTGCGAACGCCGCAGCCCAGATCAGAAGGAGAAGGAATCCGATTCCCGGCATATATCCAAGAAGCACGCCGAAGGTCGTGGCCACACCTTTGCCCCCTTTAAATCCGAAATAAACCGGGAAATTGTGGCCGAGGATCGCGAAGAAAGCCGACAAGGCCAGCCACCTTTCCTGATCGGTCATAGCCCTGGCGATCCAGACCGCAACCGTCCCCTTGAGCAGATCCCCGGCCAACGTCATCCATCCTTCCCGCTTTCCGATCACCCGGAAGACATTGGTACATCCGATATTCCCGCTCCCATGCTCCCTCAGGTTGACTCCAAGCCTCCTGGAAATCAAGATCCCGAAACAAACCGAACCGAGCAGATAGGACAAGAGCGCCGAGAGTAGAGGAGTCAAGGCCGTCATACAAGATCCATCTCTTTCACGAAGCGTCTGATATACTGGAAACCTGAAATCACGGACAGGATCATGGCCGTCCAGATTGAAAGGGTTCCCAGGATATGCCAGTTGAATATCCAGAACCGGTTATCAAGCAGGAGCATCAGGATCGCCGTAATCAGCGCGCCCATCTTATACTTGCCCATCCGGTCAGCAGGCATGACGACCCCCTCTGCAGAGGCCATGGCACGGATGCCGGTGACGGCGAACTCCCGTGCAATGATGATGATCACAATCCACGCCGCCGCCCTTTGAAGCTGCACCAGAAAGATCAGGGCCGCCGAAGTCAGGATCTTGTCCGCAATAGGATCCAGCAGCTTGCCCAGTTTGGTGATTTGATTGGTGCTTCGTGCAATATACCCGTCAAAAAAATCGGTGATCGAGGCCAATGAAAAAACAACAAAAGGCCACACACACACCGTTCCAGGCCCGGCAGGAAGTAAGAGGAGAATGAAAAAAGGGATCAAGATAATCCGCAAGACGGACAGCATGTTCGGAATATTCAAGAGGGCCTCGTATGAAATAAGTATAACTGTTTGATAATAATACTATTTCTAAAACACTATTGTCAACTGAGAAGTGCCCCCGGGTCTGCGATAAAAATGCCTGTCCTCCGACCGGATCGGGGGATGGGTACACGTCCGGATTACATAGGGTTGTCATTGTCCGGTCCTCCGATCAAGTCGGTTTGTTATTTCTTT
This portion of the Nitrospirae bacterium CG2_30_53_67 genome encodes:
- a CDS encoding CDP-diacylglycerol--glycerol-3-phosphate 3-phosphatidyltransferase, whose protein sequence is MNIPNMLSVLRIILIPFFILLLLPAGPGTVCVWPFVVFSLASITDFFDGYIARSTNQITKLGKLLDPIADKILTSAALIFLVQLQRAAAWIVIIIIAREFAVTGIRAMASAEGVVMPADRMGKYKMGALITAILMLLLDNRFWIFNWHILGTLSIWTAMILSVISGFQYIRRFVKEMDLV
- a CDS encoding acyl-phosphate glycerol 3-phosphate acyltransferase; the protein is MTALTPLLSALLSYLLGSVCFGILISRRLGVNLREHGSGNIGCTNVFRVIGKREGWMTLAGDLLKGTVAVWIARAMTDQERWLALSAFFAILGHNFPVYFGFKGGKGVATTFGVLLGYMPGIGFLLLLIWAAAFALTRISSVGALTVSVMLPGLALFMGGSPVKTWFALLVGLMMLVRHKDNIKRLIRGEERPR